One window from the genome of Thermaerobacter marianensis DSM 12885 encodes:
- a CDS encoding YbaB/EbfC family nucleoid-associated protein, translating into MGKMLKQLEKVQQEMARLQEELAQREVEATAGGGMVKAVVNGRQELLRLEIAREAVDPDDVELLQDMIVAAVNEANRKAQELLQAEMARVTGGLKLPKLPGFPGF; encoded by the coding sequence ATGGGCAAGATGCTGAAACAGCTTGAGAAGGTGCAGCAGGAGATGGCCCGCCTGCAGGAGGAACTGGCGCAGCGGGAGGTGGAGGCCACCGCGGGCGGCGGCATGGTCAAGGCCGTGGTCAACGGGCGGCAGGAACTGCTGCGCCTGGAGATCGCCCGCGAGGCCGTGGATCCCGACGACGTCGAGCTCCTGCAGGACATGATCGTGGCGGCGGTCAACGAGGCCAACCGCAAGGCGCAGGAGCTGCTACAGGCGGAGATGGCGCGGGTGACGGGCGGCCTCAAGCTGCCCAAGCTCCCCGGTTTCCCCGGCTTCTGA
- the recR gene encoding recombination mediator RecR: protein MEHAPAFARLIAELEKLPGIGPKTAQRLAYHLLFRPQDEVRALAEAMVQARASVRYCSICFNLTDRDPCPVCRDPGRDARVICVVEQPRDVVAMERTREFRGRYHVLHGVISPMDGIGPEQLRVRELLARLRQDPPVDEVILATNPTVEGEATALYLARLIKPLGIRVTRIARGVPEGGDLEYVDELTLTRALQGRQAL, encoded by the coding sequence GTGGAGCATGCGCCGGCCTTTGCCCGGTTGATCGCCGAGCTGGAGAAGCTGCCCGGCATCGGCCCCAAGACCGCCCAGCGCCTGGCGTATCACCTGCTCTTCCGCCCCCAGGACGAGGTGCGCGCCCTGGCCGAGGCCATGGTCCAGGCGCGGGCGAGCGTGCGTTATTGCAGCATCTGCTTCAATCTGACGGACCGCGACCCGTGCCCCGTCTGCCGCGATCCGGGCCGCGACGCCCGCGTCATCTGCGTGGTGGAGCAACCGCGGGACGTGGTGGCCATGGAGCGGACCCGGGAGTTCCGCGGCCGCTACCACGTGCTGCACGGGGTCATCTCGCCCATGGACGGCATCGGCCCGGAGCAGCTGCGGGTGCGCGAGCTCCTGGCCCGCCTGCGCCAGGACCCGCCGGTGGATGAGGTGATCCTGGCCACCAACCCGACGGTGGAGGGGGAGGCCACCGCTCTCTACCTGGCGCGCCTGATCAAGCCCCTGGGCATCCGCGTCACCCGCATCGCCCGCGGCGTCCCGGAAGGTGGCGACCTGGAATACGTGGACGAGCTCACCCTCACGCGAGCCCTGCAGGGGCGCCAGGCCCTGTGA
- a CDS encoding YaaL family protein, with the protein MGTEWGTAWRRRWRWPWHRPRRLAGPADARAAGAGPPGGSPSVSAAAVGPAEVLARWRAGDRGPGRGSHRTRRQPAAAFERGADPAEADDFDWVAAVDQARRDWEQARRYFECVTDRDLVDQAIHLVLAAEKRYAYLLKQARMRGIRGLPPHPGAAADRRVAP; encoded by the coding sequence ATGGGTACGGAATGGGGGACGGCCTGGCGACGGCGATGGCGCTGGCCGTGGCACCGGCCCCGCCGGCTGGCCGGGCCGGCGGATGCGCGGGCCGCCGGAGCGGGCCCGCCCGGTGGCAGCCCTTCGGTCTCCGCAGCGGCCGTGGGCCCGGCGGAGGTCCTGGCCCGATGGCGGGCGGGCGATCGCGGACCCGGCCGCGGAAGCCACCGGACCCGCCGGCAACCAGCGGCGGCGTTCGAGCGGGGCGCCGACCCCGCCGAGGCCGACGACTTCGACTGGGTAGCCGCCGTCGACCAGGCGCGCCGGGACTGGGAACAGGCGCGCCGGTATTTCGAGTGCGTGACCGACCGGGATCTGGTGGACCAGGCCATCCACCTGGTGCTGGCTGCCGAGAAGCGGTATGCCTACCTGCTCAAGCAGGCCCGCATGCGCGGGATCCGCGGTTTGCCGCCCCATCCTGGGGCAGCGGCGGACCGGCGGGTGGCGCCCTGA
- a CDS encoding pro-sigmaK processing inhibitor BofA family protein, with product MRAIAGEGTWAAAGLAAVVVGALAWRSATAPTAGEALARVAADLAVGSGWIVGLNVLLAPLGAHVGWNPATAWLAGGLGLPGVLALALLAVMARWQP from the coding sequence GTGAGGGCCATCGCCGGAGAGGGCACGTGGGCGGCGGCCGGTCTGGCCGCCGTGGTGGTGGGGGCGCTGGCGTGGCGCAGCGCCACGGCACCCACGGCCGGAGAGGCCCTGGCCCGCGTGGCCGCTGACCTGGCCGTGGGCTCGGGCTGGATTGTGGGCCTCAACGTCCTGCTGGCGCCGCTGGGGGCCCACGTGGGGTGGAACCCGGCCACCGCCTGGCTGGCCGGAGGCCTGGGCCTGCCCGGTGTGCTGGCCCTCGCGCTGCTGGCCGTCATGGCCCGCTGGCAGCCGTGA
- the gltX gene encoding glutamate--tRNA ligase translates to MSQPVRVRYAPSPTGYLHIGGVRTILFNWLFARKYGGRFVLRFEDTDPERSRDELIEPMLESIRWLGLDWDEGPDVGGPYGPYRQSQRLHLYREALDRLLAEGKAYYCYCTPEELDAEREAARAAGRPAVYGGRCRHLTEEERRRLEAEGCRPAVRLRVPDAGEITVRDLVKGDVTFDVGQFGDFIIARADGMPVYNFAVVVDDHHMAITHVIRGDEHLSNTPKQLLVYRALGWEPPHFAHVPMILAPDRTKLSKRHGAVAVDEYRRQGFLPEAILNYVALLGWSPGDDREILSLGEMIELFDLDRVSRTAAIYDVEKMAWMNGHYLRELDLDQVVERAIPRFVAAGLIQGEPHGEERRRLYAIVDAVRQRVRTLEELVEASRYFFTDFDGYEEAGVRKHFDRDDAIPILEAVAETLAQVEPWSQAAIEQALRGLAERKGVGTGRIFHPTRLAVSGRTVGPGVFDVICWVGRERCLERIQRAIEWIRQRRAARATAQPAGPAGATG, encoded by the coding sequence ATGTCCCAGCCGGTGCGGGTTCGCTACGCGCCGTCGCCGACGGGCTACCTCCACATCGGCGGCGTCCGCACCATCCTCTTCAACTGGCTCTTCGCTCGCAAGTACGGTGGCCGGTTCGTCCTGCGGTTTGAGGACACGGATCCCGAGCGCTCGCGGGACGAGCTCATCGAGCCGATGCTGGAGAGCATCCGCTGGCTCGGCCTGGACTGGGACGAGGGGCCCGATGTCGGCGGCCCCTACGGCCCGTACCGGCAGTCCCAGCGGCTCCACCTGTATCGCGAAGCGCTCGACCGCCTGCTGGCCGAGGGGAAGGCCTACTATTGCTATTGCACTCCGGAAGAACTGGACGCCGAGCGGGAGGCGGCCCGCGCCGCGGGACGACCCGCGGTCTACGGTGGCCGGTGCCGCCACCTGACGGAGGAGGAGCGGCGCCGCCTGGAGGCGGAGGGGTGCCGGCCCGCCGTGCGCCTGCGGGTGCCGGACGCCGGGGAGATCACGGTCCGCGACCTGGTCAAGGGCGACGTGACCTTCGACGTCGGCCAGTTCGGCGACTTCATCATCGCCCGCGCCGACGGCATGCCGGTGTACAACTTCGCCGTGGTGGTCGACGACCACCACATGGCGATCACCCACGTCATCCGGGGCGACGAACACCTGTCCAACACGCCGAAACAGCTCTTGGTGTACCGGGCACTGGGCTGGGAGCCCCCGCACTTCGCCCACGTGCCGATGATCCTGGCCCCCGATCGGACCAAGCTCAGCAAGCGCCACGGCGCGGTGGCGGTGGACGAGTACCGCCGCCAGGGCTTCCTGCCCGAAGCCATCCTGAACTACGTGGCCCTGCTGGGCTGGTCGCCCGGCGACGACCGGGAAATCCTCTCGCTGGGCGAGATGATCGAGCTGTTCGACCTGGACCGGGTGTCCCGCACCGCCGCCATCTACGACGTCGAGAAGATGGCGTGGATGAACGGCCACTACCTGCGGGAACTGGACCTGGACCAGGTGGTCGAACGGGCCATCCCGCGCTTCGTGGCGGCCGGGCTGATCCAGGGCGAGCCCCACGGCGAAGAGCGGCGGCGGCTGTACGCCATCGTCGACGCCGTGCGCCAGCGCGTGCGCACCTTGGAGGAGCTGGTCGAGGCCAGCCGCTACTTCTTCACCGACTTCGACGGCTACGAGGAGGCCGGCGTCCGCAAGCACTTCGATCGCGACGACGCCATTCCCATCCTCGAGGCGGTGGCCGAGACCTTGGCGCAGGTCGAGCCGTGGAGCCAGGCGGCCATCGAGCAGGCGCTGCGCGGGCTGGCGGAGCGCAAGGGCGTGGGCACAGGCCGGATCTTCCATCCGACGCGGCTGGCCGTGTCGGGGCGGACCGTGGGGCCAGGCGTGTTCGACGTGATCTGCTGGGTGGGCCGCGAGCGGTGCCTGGAGCGCATCCAGCGCGCCATCGAGTGGATCCGGCAGCGCCGGGCGGCGCGCGCTACCGCACAGCCGGCGGGTCCGGCCGGTGCGACAGGGTGA
- the tmk gene encoding dTMP kinase translates to MCEEPKSSRHTPDGDGAPRQPGGRRRGWFISLEGGEGSGKSTQAAVVMDWLRSRGMPCRLVREPGGTPLGERLRELLLNGTGRPVPVAEMLLFAAARAQLVETVILPSLLAGETVVCDRYVDSSLAYQGSGLGLGWEAVWSANRWATRGIMPDLTLLFDCPPELARARHRRPGDDIERRGQGFHRRVREGYRALARAHGNRVVVIDASRPALEVAAEVRRVLERWFVSTGAPVAPGPR, encoded by the coding sequence GTGTGCGAGGAGCCGAAGAGCAGCCGCCACACGCCGGACGGGGACGGCGCGCCCCGGCAGCCAGGGGGCCGCCGGCGCGGCTGGTTCATCAGCCTGGAAGGGGGCGAGGGGAGCGGGAAGAGCACCCAAGCCGCCGTGGTAATGGACTGGCTCCGCAGCCGGGGGATGCCCTGCCGCCTGGTGCGCGAACCGGGCGGCACGCCGCTGGGTGAACGTCTTCGTGAGCTGCTGCTGAATGGTACAGGGCGCCCCGTGCCGGTGGCGGAAATGCTGCTCTTCGCTGCGGCCCGGGCCCAGCTGGTTGAAACGGTGATCCTCCCTTCGCTGCTGGCAGGGGAAACGGTGGTCTGTGATCGCTACGTCGACTCGAGCCTGGCGTACCAGGGCAGCGGCCTTGGCCTGGGCTGGGAGGCGGTCTGGAGCGCCAACCGGTGGGCTACCCGGGGCATCATGCCCGACCTGACGCTGCTCTTCGATTGCCCGCCGGAGCTGGCCCGGGCCCGCCACCGGCGGCCGGGAGACGACATCGAACGTCGCGGGCAAGGGTTCCACCGGCGGGTGCGGGAAGGCTATCGGGCCCTGGCCCGTGCCCATGGAAACCGGGTGGTCGTCATCGACGCCAGCCGTCCGGCCCTGGAGGTGGCCGCGGAGGTGCGCCGGGTGCTTGAGCGGTGGTTCGTCAGCACCGGCGCGCCGGTGGCGCCCGGGCCGCGGTGA
- a CDS encoding cyclic-di-AMP receptor, with amino-acid sequence MKLVVAVVQDKDAGRLIEELVDRGYRATKLASTGGFLKEGNTTLLVGAEDPQVDEVVAIIKRVCRPREQVVTPLGPIGGAVDTYVPYPVEVIVGGATIFVLNVERFEHV; translated from the coding sequence GTGAAGCTGGTGGTGGCGGTGGTGCAGGATAAGGACGCGGGCCGCCTCATCGAGGAGCTGGTGGACCGGGGCTACCGCGCGACCAAGCTGGCCAGCACCGGCGGATTCCTCAAGGAGGGGAATACCACGCTGCTGGTGGGCGCGGAAGACCCGCAGGTCGACGAGGTGGTGGCCATCATCAAGCGCGTCTGCCGTCCGCGGGAACAGGTGGTCACCCCCCTGGGGCCCATCGGCGGTGCAGTGGACACCTATGTGCCCTACCCGGTCGAGGTCATCGTCGGCGGAGCGACCATCTTCGTGCTGAACGTGGAGCGCTTCGAGCATGTCTGA
- a CDS encoding DNA polymerase III subunit — MSEPMARLWSRRVSHAYLLAGPPGAGQREAADQVAAALLCPQARDGIACGTCPACRQVAAGVHPDLIVPDGHGIDAVRRTLALLPLRPQAGPRKVVVWRDADRLTPQAANALLKSVEEPPPFVVFLFTTDHLTAVLPTLRSRCRVVPFRPRPREERARDLAEATGVRLLAAYWALRVCGDVAAEARRYLDEPGCAAEVEGLEAAAAALEHGPLTAALDAARRLAEWGDKAEAAADVLIWRLRQGDAGDDPGRRLGWTRALAAFRRAWQANANRQLALEVFAWRCWAVTRGGGPAPAATATGHATGHLPGMGTGRVPGSGSPGRPGIVTRPGP, encoded by the coding sequence ATGTCTGAACCCATGGCGCGCCTGTGGTCGCGGCGGGTGAGCCATGCCTACCTGCTGGCCGGGCCGCCCGGCGCCGGCCAGCGGGAGGCAGCGGACCAGGTCGCTGCGGCGTTGCTTTGCCCGCAGGCTCGGGATGGGATCGCCTGTGGGACATGCCCCGCGTGCCGCCAGGTGGCGGCGGGCGTCCATCCGGACCTGATCGTGCCCGACGGCCACGGCATCGACGCCGTGCGTCGCACCCTGGCCCTCTTGCCCCTACGGCCCCAGGCGGGGCCGCGCAAGGTCGTGGTATGGCGCGACGCCGACCGCCTGACGCCCCAGGCGGCCAACGCTCTCCTCAAGTCCGTGGAGGAACCGCCCCCCTTCGTCGTCTTCCTGTTCACCACCGACCACCTGACGGCGGTTCTGCCGACCCTGCGCTCGCGGTGCCGGGTGGTCCCTTTTCGCCCGCGACCCAGGGAGGAGCGGGCACGGGATCTGGCGGAAGCCACGGGCGTCCGCCTGCTGGCCGCCTACTGGGCGCTGCGGGTCTGCGGCGACGTGGCCGCCGAGGCCCGCCGATACCTGGACGAACCCGGGTGCGCTGCCGAGGTCGAAGGGCTCGAGGCGGCTGCAGCGGCCTTGGAGCATGGTCCCCTGACGGCCGCCCTGGATGCGGCCCGCCGCCTGGCGGAATGGGGAGACAAGGCGGAAGCGGCCGCCGACGTGCTAATCTGGCGGTTGCGCCAGGGCGACGCCGGCGACGATCCGGGGCGGCGGCTGGGCTGGACCCGGGCCCTGGCGGCCTTCCGCCGGGCGTGGCAAGCCAACGCCAACCGCCAGCTGGCCCTTGAGGTCTTTGCCTGGCGCTGCTGGGCCGTCACGCGCGGCGGGGGGCCGGCTCCCGCCGCCACCGCCACAGGGCACGCCACAGGGCACCTGCCGGGCATGGGGACGGGCCGTGTGCCCGGTTCGGGCAGCCCCGGCCGGCCGGGCATCGTGACGCGACCGGGGCCATGA
- the rsmI gene encoding 16S rRNA (cytidine(1402)-2'-O)-methyltransferase has protein sequence MKANSGGRPGAGEGAGAPEPVTPAPAGPPRPKRRQAAYEHIAQGGPGGTHATVPEARGDAVPEARTAGGEPAADRGGWIRPGTLYVCATPIGNLGDVTFRLLEVLRRADRVLAEDTRRARRLLAAYGIAARVVSCHEYNEVERAEEVAGWLAREEVVALLTDAGTPGVADPGARLVARIAAAGWPVVPVPGPSAALAALSVAGIPAARVLFEGFLPRAAARRRQRMASWRAWEGAVVFFEAPHRLHKVLADLLDLLPDGYLVVARELTKQHEEIRRGLVARLVPELLRVAPRGEYTLVLAPPAAPRPALDGEEPGVAAAPRPSPEADAAGSVPVSEAAVTGVALPGVQRPAATTGGRLGEDAPGPRNGHGARRAGGAMPSDQALAAAIATEVAAGLAPSEAARRVARRYGVSRNRAYRAYLNHAGNAEARD, from the coding sequence ATGAAGGCGAACAGCGGTGGCCGGCCGGGAGCGGGCGAGGGGGCAGGAGCCCCGGAGCCCGTTACACCGGCCCCCGCGGGACCGCCCAGGCCGAAGAGACGGCAGGCTGCGTACGAGCACATCGCACAGGGCGGGCCGGGCGGCACCCACGCCACCGTTCCGGAGGCGCGGGGCGACGCGGTTCCCGAGGCCCGGACCGCCGGCGGGGAGCCAGCGGCGGACCGGGGCGGCTGGATCCGGCCGGGCACCCTCTACGTCTGCGCAACGCCCATCGGCAACCTGGGGGACGTAACCTTCCGCCTGCTGGAGGTGCTGCGCCGGGCCGATCGCGTGCTGGCCGAAGACACCCGCCGCGCGCGCCGGCTCCTGGCTGCCTACGGCATTGCGGCCAGGGTGGTCTCCTGCCACGAGTACAACGAGGTGGAGCGGGCGGAGGAGGTGGCCGGTTGGCTGGCCCGGGAAGAGGTGGTCGCCCTGCTGACCGACGCCGGCACCCCCGGGGTGGCCGACCCCGGGGCTCGCCTGGTGGCCCGCATCGCTGCGGCAGGCTGGCCGGTGGTGCCGGTGCCGGGACCCAGCGCCGCGCTGGCGGCCTTGTCGGTGGCCGGAATCCCTGCCGCCAGGGTGCTGTTCGAGGGCTTCCTGCCCCGTGCCGCCGCGAGGCGCCGCCAGCGCATGGCGTCGTGGCGCGCATGGGAGGGCGCCGTGGTCTTCTTCGAAGCGCCGCACCGGCTGCACAAGGTGCTGGCCGATCTGCTGGACTTGCTGCCCGACGGATACCTCGTGGTGGCAAGGGAGCTCACCAAGCAACACGAGGAGATCCGCCGCGGTCTTGTGGCCCGTCTGGTGCCGGAACTCCTGCGAGTGGCGCCGCGCGGTGAGTACACCCTGGTGCTGGCGCCACCGGCAGCCCCCCGGCCGGCTCTTGACGGGGAGGAGCCCGGTGTGGCCGCCGCCCCCAGGCCGTCACCGGAGGCGGATGCGGCCGGTAGCGTGCCGGTGTCCGAGGCGGCCGTGACCGGCGTTGCCCTCCCGGGCGTCCAACGTCCCGCCGCAACCACCGGGGGCCGGCTTGGCGAGGACGCGCCCGGGCCCCGCAACGGCCACGGGGCGAGGCGCGCGGGTGGCGCGATGCCCTCCGACCAGGCACTGGCGGCGGCCATCGCCACCGAGGTCGCCGCAGGGTTGGCGCCCAGTGAGGCCGCCCGCCGGGTGGCCCGGCGGTACGGGGTGAGCCGGAACCGGGCGTACCGCGCGTACCTGAACCACGCCGGGAATGCGGAGGCCCGGGACTGA
- a CDS encoding AbrB/MazE/SpoVT family DNA-binding domain-containing protein — MKSTGIVRKVDELGRVVIPIELRRTLDIQEKDSLEIYVDGDKIILRKYEPACIFCGNAYNVENFKGKNVCKSCMAIMATRAS; from the coding sequence ATGAAGTCCACAGGGATTGTCCGCAAGGTGGACGAATTGGGGCGCGTGGTCATCCCCATCGAGCTACGCCGCACGCTGGACATCCAGGAGAAGGACTCCCTGGAGATTTACGTCGACGGCGACAAGATCATCCTGCGGAAGTACGAGCCCGCGTGCATCTTCTGCGGTAACGCCTACAACGTCGAGAACTTCAAGGGCAAGAACGTCTGCAAGAGCTGCATGGCCATCATGGCCACGCGGGCGAGCTGA